In Pedobacter sp. SL55, the following proteins share a genomic window:
- a CDS encoding basic secretory protein-like protein, with protein sequence MNNFLKKATLVLSIALLGVTASKAQYFGQNKVRYKNEKFKVMETPHFDIYYYLKNDKVVKKFAQDAETWYKMHQEIFRDTFFKKNPIILYNNHPDFQQTTALQGEIGVGTGGVTEAFKNRVIMPVMELGSQTRHVLGHELVHAFQYHILLEKDSIPLESIGQTPLWMIEGMAEYLSVGKKDAFTSMWMRDALLNRDIPSLKDLTNSNKYFPYRYGQAFWTFVGSLYGDTTIVPLFKATAKFGYENGIRYTLGYDDRALSGLWKNAIEQHYRPMLKADSSQIKISGTKIIDNKNAGNMNVAPAISPDGKYLSFLSEKDLFGIDLFLADAKTGKIIKKLSSQVSSSHIDDFNFLESAGAWSPDSKKFAFSIFSKGRNKLLVIDIANGKTLLNASMDKVEQFGNLTWSPNGKDIAFSGMVEGQSDIFSYNFDTKQVTQITDDEYSDYAPSYSPDGKKIVFSSDRAAVQSGNLAAVNPINLTIYDIETKRLSNVPVFAGANNLNAQFSGDSKRIFFLSNRDGFRNLYEYNLENKNLKQLTDYFTGISGITEFSPAITVSRNDDIIYSYYRYQRYTLYNSPYSNFKAKDVNANDVNFDAAILPPKENMGVNVVNSNLGNFNRFERTHLDSLRNIPYRPKFRLDYLANSGGVGVSTSRFGTGMQGGVMGMFSDIVGQNQIVANLAINGEIQDFGGMAAYINQASRINWGGAVSHIPYITGFLSRDIVDQEGTEYLVDRTNILRTFEDQVQLFAAYPFNKAHRFELGGAVSRYSYSVTRFNNYYQLDANGNILGFSGSDRERVKAEEIESSLGTPLRPFNIFQTNAYFVGDNSIFGVTAPLDGFRYRIGTERYFGDFNLPP encoded by the coding sequence ATGAACAATTTTCTAAAAAAAGCCACTTTAGTTTTATCAATTGCACTGCTAGGTGTTACGGCATCAAAAGCGCAATATTTCGGACAAAACAAGGTTCGATATAAAAACGAAAAATTCAAAGTGATGGAAACCCCTCATTTTGACATTTATTACTATCTAAAAAACGATAAGGTAGTTAAGAAATTTGCGCAAGATGCCGAAACTTGGTACAAAATGCACCAAGAAATTTTTAGAGATACTTTCTTTAAAAAGAACCCAATTATTTTGTACAACAACCATCCAGATTTTCAGCAAACCACAGCTTTGCAGGGCGAAATTGGTGTAGGAACTGGCGGTGTTACCGAAGCTTTTAAAAACAGGGTTATTATGCCCGTAATGGAACTAGGTAGCCAAACCAGACACGTTTTAGGTCACGAGTTAGTGCATGCTTTCCAATATCATATTTTATTAGAGAAAGATTCTATCCCATTAGAAAGCATTGGACAAACCCCATTATGGATGATTGAAGGTATGGCCGAATACCTTTCTGTAGGCAAAAAAGACGCCTTTACCTCAATGTGGATGCGTGATGCTTTGTTAAACCGAGACATTCCATCTTTAAAAGATTTAACTAACTCTAACAAATATTTCCCTTACCGTTATGGCCAAGCTTTTTGGACTTTTGTAGGCTCGCTTTATGGAGATACCACCATAGTACCGCTATTTAAAGCCACCGCAAAGTTTGGATACGAAAACGGCATCAGATACACCTTGGGTTACGACGACCGAGCTTTATCTGGCTTATGGAAAAATGCCATTGAACAGCACTACAGACCTATGTTAAAAGCTGATAGTTCGCAAATTAAAATCTCTGGCACTAAAATTATCGACAATAAAAATGCTGGCAACATGAACGTTGCTCCAGCTATTAGCCCTGATGGCAAATATTTATCTTTCTTATCAGAAAAAGATTTATTTGGTATAGACCTCTTTTTGGCAGATGCTAAAACCGGCAAAATCATTAAAAAACTGAGTAGCCAAGTTTCCAGTAGCCACATCGATGATTTTAACTTCTTAGAATCGGCAGGTGCTTGGTCGCCAGATAGCAAAAAATTTGCCTTTAGTATTTTTAGCAAAGGCCGAAATAAACTACTGGTAATTGATATTGCCAACGGAAAAACCTTGCTAAACGCTAGCATGGATAAGGTAGAACAGTTTGGTAACCTAACCTGGTCGCCAAATGGTAAAGACATTGCTTTTTCAGGCATGGTAGAAGGCCAAAGTGATATTTTCTCTTACAACTTCGACACCAAACAGGTTACTCAAATTACCGATGATGAATATTCTGACTATGCACCAAGCTACTCTCCAGATGGCAAAAAAATTGTATTCTCTTCTGATAGAGCCGCCGTACAATCGGGAAATTTGGCAGCAGTAAATCCAATAAACCTAACCATTTACGATATAGAAACTAAACGTTTAAGCAATGTTCCTGTTTTTGCCGGAGCCAACAACCTTAATGCACAGTTTTCTGGAGACAGCAAACGTATCTTTTTCTTATCAAACAGAGATGGTTTCAGAAACCTTTACGAGTACAATTTAGAAAACAAAAACCTAAAGCAGCTTACAGATTATTTCACGGGTATCAGCGGTATTACAGAATTTTCTCCTGCCATTACCGTATCCAGAAATGACGATATCATTTACAGCTATTATCGTTACCAACGCTATACGCTTTACAACTCGCCTTACAGCAATTTCAAAGCGAAAGACGTTAATGCCAACGATGTTAATTTTGATGCAGCTATTTTACCTCCCAAAGAAAACATGGGCGTAAATGTGGTTAATTCTAATTTAGGCAACTTCAATAGATTTGAACGCACTCACTTAGACTCGTTGAGGAACATCCCATATCGCCCTAAATTCCGCTTAGATTATTTAGCCAACAGCGGCGGTGTTGGTGTAAGTACCAGCCGTTTTGGCACAGGTATGCAAGGTGGCGTAATGGGTATGTTTAGCGATATTGTTGGCCAAAACCAAATTGTAGCCAACTTAGCTATTAATGGCGAAATACAAGATTTCGGCGGTATGGCAGCCTACATTAACCAAGCCAGCCGTATCAATTGGGGAGGTGCGGTTTCTCACATCCCATATATCACAGGTTTTTTAAGTAGAGATATTGTTGATCAAGAGGGCACAGAATATCTTGTAGACAGAACCAATATCTTAAGAACTTTTGAAGATCAAGTGCAACTTTTTGCAGCCTATCCATTTAACAAAGCGCACCGTTTCGAATTGGGTGGTGCAGTTTCGAGATACAGCTATAGCGTAACGCGTTTCAACAACTATTATCAGCTTGATGCCAATGGCAACATACTTGGTTTTTCTGGATCAGACAGAGAAAGAGTAAAAGCAGAAGAAATTGAAAGCTCATTAGGCACACCACTTAGGCCGTTCAACATCTTCCAAACCAATGCCTATTTCGTTGGCGACAACTCAATTTTTGGCGTAACCGCACCGTTAGATGGCTTTAGATACCGTATAGGTACAGAGCGCTATTTCGGAGATTTTAATTTACCGCCGTAG